One region of Lytechinus pictus isolate F3 Inbred chromosome 8, Lp3.0, whole genome shotgun sequence genomic DNA includes:
- the LOC135155021 gene encoding uncharacterized protein LOC135155021, which translates to MAVRIIHLTLWIISAFVLHFFSGIYGEVPDDTVYTELHEDVRIGESVVLTCRFRGSPLAVYWKKGDDPRRAPNLISWIPTDNVTGKCEGQRPCEIMEMNENRSLVIKEVSMAEQGRYICRVSNYKGYLIHNFTDIRLFSPPMEPYPIINQCQRKESSMNSTSPPKGCRIATDTIVNITCSVFGFYPYINLFFLHGFSKVTNFKSIEWENEDGSKNKTILIEARVSDLPYVCIASDIPGSKEERAGEIFIDPVPSDETTAANPEKGDEKIGTNPAKIVVPILLILAVATIGMVLLWRRSRKRQARRNIGKSDVEESELLVQIMKVQGVVSFYELWLLAYDTPKDKMANVYTALVKLGITNIKRQLDSGLVYDALCEWKERSYVRDQPQMLRDALEVVGLETRWQEIYDQVRHVSDSNKVPEGTFEQILLDLKGKKAIKKFINNLFPRESIVTETVTTISTHDSEEDKEKTASQEDKMDMEDSASAKEITQGEVAKTTLGAEYIEGMRKLKELNKCPFKQNPFVLVSRALERAGYLHISKSFFDGPVSYYELRSLMYDVNTASLEKLRQTICKLGPDETNTLEFGPQQIYDSLCQWKEGHPHVDQGKILHDALLRAGHDKAWLKILEQRKDNSDVSESTFKQILRDVKDPAKIKQLLQKLDPDLAKDVVPSNRIILLSRALENANCKPVDRTFFYEKISYLELWSIVHFDYDTGAITLPLREALKAMGILGIGETISQYELYHLLCKWKEEHSNCDQRLVFKVHLLNEGLQKEWENLSDLRCGTDRIIANDTLEQILWHLKSPGKINDFLYKLTNTDQETIPEDSNPFDNIRIALARLELWKKGPITKHPVILLSDALESAECSNLAMAFFQVPVHLQKSIGDEEVSEFVRRLTGRHRKRLANETPLTEDKKISNFAEENNEQLFDAKSMVRDWIESEQCSNYDRRCKLDDMLIKIGRHDMTDFFGTIQFRRNTDPELSAKVHPESKVFHLATIFDDDLIRLRMLMTCLDEDMMERMCEKVGLPPDVEGSNKHSFDIMYIRRWRDSHLQYTVREVFSEITGFMTNKTKVNFVTDEELDWLAFQVTTDVKVEKCAWKRSKMFAKKLRATHSLLSEEQNGESQPKFERLHSQEGAVEETAGSHKESQEEDTSSDALLQQLKLWRNKHKEKKCRKSLRSALKHVGLEECIVKKTPREKVYEVEIVRAAFHILMRDVYPVIEALNINQKTISKYMSQCSVLDKGSMDLLFKICKGTDKSGSYNRLDFCVKLTNMGYVDVARSIYLDHEMSKSELASIASVLHRRDQTKFEPLIHKLDLRPGELPEDHGAQFETYCLEVLRTWKEKIRPVLYHYRRHIVEGLQAVECSDLADEVLTGLYRHEYPDEDVIEDICSRLDDGQIRNLVRILKLKPDHDEQDRKKSTKLIVRWADKWMRKYDSSAISFKERRSLNDELVREGFYELAHEIMILEYSKF; encoded by the exons CTCCTCCTATGGAACCCTACCCAATCATCAACCAGTGTCAGAGAAAGGAAAGTTCTATGAATTCTACTTCTCCTCCAAAGGGTTGCAGGATTGCAACCGACACGATTGTAAACATCACATGCTCAGTCTTCGGATTCTACCCATATATCAACCTCTTCTTCCTTCATGGGTTTTCAAAGGTAACCAACTTTAAGAGTATTGAGTGGGAAAATGAAGACGGTTCAAAGAATAAGACCATATTAATTGAAGCTAGAGTCAGTGACCTGCCATATGTATGCATTGCGTCAGATATACCTGGTTCAAAAGAGGAGAGAGCTGGTGAGATATTCATAGATCCAGTCCCTTCAGATGAGACAACCGCCGCCAATCCCGAGAAGGGTGATGAGAAAATTGGCACCAATCCCGCGAAGATTG TGGTACCAATCCTACTGATACTTGCAGTCGCCACGATAGGCATGGTACTCTTGTGGCGGAGATCAAGGAAACGGCAGGCCAGACGTAACATTG GTAAAAGTGATGTCGAGGAGTCAGAGCTATTGGTGCAAATAATGAAAGTACAAG GGGTTGTCTCTTTTTATGAACTGTGGCTACTGGCCTATGACACTCCGAAAGATAAGATGGCGAATGTATATACTGCTCTTGTTAAGCTGGGTATTACCAATATCAAGAGACAACTGGATAGCGGACTTGTGTATGATGCTCTTTGTGAATGGAAAGAGAGATCATATGTACGTGACCAACCACAGATGTTAAGAGATGCCTTAGAGGTCGTGGGCCTTGAGACTAGATGGCAAGAGATTTATG ACCAAGTACGACATGTCAGTGATTCTAACAAAGTACCAGAAGGAACATTCGAACAAATCCTGCTTGACTTGAAAGgcaaaaaagcaataaaaaagttcATAAATAACTTGTTTCCACGAGAAAGTATAGTTACAGAAACTGTGACAACCATTTCAACTCATGACAGTGAAGAGGACAAGGAAAAGACTGCGAGTCAAGAGGACAAGATGGACATGGAAGACTCAGCTTCCGCCAAAGAAATCACGCAAGGAGAAGTCGCCAAGACAACGTTAGGTGCTGAATACATTGAAGGCATGCGAAAGTTGAAGGAATTGAATAAATGCCCTTTCAAACAGAATCCGTTTGTTCTAGTTAGTCGTGCTCTCGAGAGAGCAGGGTATCTCCATATTTCAAAGAGCTTTTTTGATG GCCCTGTATCATATTATGAGCTTAGATCATTAATGTACGATGTAAACACAGCTAGCCTAGAGAAGTTAAGACAAACAATTTGCAAGCTGGGACCCGATGAGACGAATACACTTGAATTTGGACCACAACAAATCTATGACTCACTATGTCAATGGAAAGAGGGCCACCCTCATGTAGACCAAGGAAAGATATTACATGATGCGCTTTTAAGAGCCGGGCATGATAAGGCATGGTTGAAAATCCTTG AGCAAAGAAAGGATAATTCAGATGTATCTGAAAGTACATTCAAGCAGATACTCCGTGATGTCAAAGATCCAGCAAAGATCAAACAGCTCCTGCAAAAGCTAGACCCAGACTTAGCTAAAGATGTTGTTCCCTCCAATAGAATTATATTGCTAAGCCGTGCCTTGGAGAATGCTAACTGCAAGCCAGTTGACAGGACATTTTTCTACG aaaaAATTTCCTACTTAGAACTATGGTCAATAGTTCATTTCGACTATGATACTGGTGCGATAACGTTACCATTACGTGAGGCTTTAAAGGCAATGGGAATACTAGGTATCGGAGAGACAATTAGCCAGTATGAGCTTTATCATCTTCTTTGCAAATGGAAGGAAGAACACTCTAATTGCGACCAACGTCTGGTGTTCAAAGTTCATTTGCTTAACGAAGGACTTCAAAAAGAATGGGAAAATCTCAGTG ATCTAAGGTGTGGAACAGACCGGATCATTGCTAATGATACACTGGAACAAATATTGTGGCACTTGAAATCTCCAGGAAAGATCAACGACTTTCTTTATAAGCTGACTAATACCGACCAAGAAACAATACCTGAAGATTCAAATCCTTTCGATAACATCAGGATTGCTCTAGCTAGATTAGAGCTATGGAAGAAGGGCCccattactaaacatcctgtgatTTTGTTGAGCGACGCGCTGGAATCAGCAGAGTGCTCTAACCTTGCCATGGCTTTCTTTCAGG TACCAGTTCATCTCCAAAAGTCTATTGGGGATGAAGAAGTAAGTGAATTCGTCCGCAGACTTACAGGCAGGCATCGCAAGCGATTGGCAAACGAGACACCACTGACTGAAGACAAGAAAATATCAAACTTTGCAGAGGAAAACAATGAACAGTTGTTTGATGCAAAATCTATGGTTCGAGACTGGATTGAAAGTGAACAATGCAGTAATTATGACAGGAGATGTAAACTGGATGACATGCTGATCAAAATTGGTCGACATGATATGACAG ATTTTTTCGGCACAATTCAGTTTCGGCGAAATACAGATCCCGAACTATCGGCAAAAGTGCATCCGGAGTCAAAAGTATTCC ATCTTGCGACGATTTTTGACGATGATTTGATCCGATTAAGAATGCTAATGACTTGCCTTGACGAAGACATGATGGAAAGGATGTGCGAGAAAGTAGGTTTACCTCCAGATGTAGAAGGATCGAACAAGCATAGTTTCGACATTATGTATATTCGACGATGGAGAGACAGTCACCTGCAGTATACAGTAAGAGAAGTCTTCTCAGAAATAACTGGATTCATGACGAATAAAACGAAAG tAAACTTTGTAACGGATGAAGAACTTGATTGGCTGGCGTTTCAAGTGACAACCGACGTCAAGGTGGAGAAATGTGCCTGGAAAAGATCAAAGATGTTTGCAAAAAAACTAAGGG CTACACACAGCTTATTGTCTGAAGAGCAGAATGGAGAGTCTCAACCTAAGTTTGAGCGATTACACTCACAAGAAGGAGCAGTCGAAGAAACAGCAGGTTCCCACAAAGAATCGCAGGAAGAAGATACATCATCGGATGCTCTGCTGCAACAACTGAAGTTATGGAGAAACAAGCATAAAGAGAAGAAATGTCGAAAGTCATTGAGATCAGCTTTGAAGCATGTAGGGCTAGAAG AATGCATCGTAAAAAAGACGCCACGGGAAAAGGTGTATGAAGTAGAGATTGTACGAGCAGCCTTTCACATATTGATGAGAGACGTTTACCCCGTCATAGAAGCTCTGAATATAAACCAAAAGACGATTTCGAAGTACATGAGCCAGTGTTCTGTTCTAGACAAAGGATCAATGGATCTTCTGTTCAAGATTTGCAAAGGGACGGACAAATCGGGAAGCTACAATCGTCTTGATTTCTGTGTAAAGCTCACAAATATGGGTTATGTCGATGTTGCAAGATCTATATATTTAG ATCACGAGATGAGTAAAAGTGAGTTAGCTAGTATTGCCTCCGTACTGCACAGACGGGACCAAACAAAGTTTGAGCCTCTTATTCATAAATTGGATTTGAGACCTGGTGAACTTCCAGAAGATCATGGAGCACAGTTTGAGACATACTGTTTAGAAGTGCTAAGGACTTGGAAGGAGAAGATCAGACCCGTTCTTTATCACTACAGACGGCACATCGTTGAGGGTCTCCAAGCAGTTGAATGTTCTGATCTTGCTGATGAAGTTCTGACAG GCCTTTATCGACATGAATATCCCGACGAAGATGTCATTGAAGATATCTGCAGTAGACTTGATGACGGTCAGATACGAAATCTTGTTCGAATCCTGAAACTTAAGCCTGATCATGATGAACAAGATCGGAAAAAATCTACCAAATTGATTGTCCGCTGGGCGGATAAGTGGATGAGAAAGTATGATTCCTCGGCTATATCATTTAAAGAGAGAAGATCATTAAACGATGAGCTTGTTAGAGAGGGGTTTTACGAGTTAGCCCATGAAATAATGATACTAGAATATTCCAAGTTCTAA
- the LOC135154841 gene encoding uncharacterized protein LOC135154841, which translates to MAAKRMHLSLWVVYAFVFYFFLGIRGDVPDDTVYTELHKDVRIGDSAVLTCHFRGSPLAVYWKKGDDPRSAPNLVSWIPSDDVTGLCEGQRPCEIMEMNENRSLVIKEVSMAEQGRYICRVSNYKGILIHNFTDIRLFSPPVEPYPIINQCQRKEGSMKSTSPSKGCRISTDTPVNITCSVFGFYPDINLFFLHGSSKVTNFKSIEWENEDGSKNQTILIEARVSDRPYVCIASDVPGSTEERAWEIFLDRVPSDETTSANPEKGDISSATNPAKIVVPILLILAVATACMVFLWRRSRKRQARRHIGRRDVEESELLVQKMKVQGVVSFYELWLLAYDTPNDEMAKVYAALVKLGITNIKGQMGRGFVYDALCEWKERSYAPDQPQMLRDALEEVGLESTWQVIYDQVRQVNYSTKVPEGTFEQILLDLKEKKAIKKFLNNLCQRENVVTEIETINDSNDSEEGNMDVEKSAPAKAISATHDGQENRENTAPAKAISDTHDGKENKENIAPAKEVSDIHDVDQNKEKSASGMRKLKEWNKGPFKQNPFVLVSLALERAGYVHISKTFFDGPVSYYELRSLMHDLHTPSLEKLRKTICELGIDETSANNFGPQQIYDYLCQWKDGHPQVDQGKLLHDALLRAGHEEAWSKVLEQRKKKSDVCESTFKKILCNVTAPAVIQQLLKRLDPDIAKDLDTSLETDFTPKALEAMKEWNERPLNENRMILLSRALEKAKCRPIDMTFLYETMSYFELWSMVHFDFDTNVIMLPLRDALKAMGVLGIDETISRHELYHLLCKWKEEHSNCDQRLVFKVHLLNEGLHKEWENLSDLRLGTDRIISDETLEHILWHLKTPGKIQHFIHKLTNTDQESIPEDSNLPESIRIALTRLELWKKGPINIHPVILLSEALESAKCSNVAMTFFQGNYMKERRFSLVFLFKHA; encoded by the exons ATGGCGGCCAAACGAATGCATCTCTCTCTGTGGGTCGTATATGCTTTTGTTTTCTACTTCTTTTTAG GGATACGTGGTGACGTTCCTGATGATACTGTCTACACCGAGTTGCACAAAGATGTTAGAATAGGAGACAGTGCAGTATTGACATGCCATTTTCGAGGTTCACCGTTGGCTGTCTATTGGAAGAAAGGTGATGACCCAAGAAGCGCACCAAACCTTGTATCATGGATTCCTTCTGATGACGTCACCGGTTTATGTGAAGGTCAAAGACCATGTGAGATCATGGAGATGAATGAAAATCGCTCCTTGGTCATCAAAGAAGTCAGTATGGCCGAACAAGGTCGATACATCTGCAGAGTTTCTAACTACAAGGGAATTCTAATACACAACTTCACAGATATCAGACTGTTTT CTCCTCCTGTAGAACCCTACCCAATCATCAACCAGTGTCAGAGAAAGGAAGGTTCTATGAAATCTACTTCTCCTTCAAAGGGTTGCAGGATTTCAACCGACACGCCTGTAAACATCACATGCTCAGTCTTCGGATTCTACCCGGATATCAACCTGTTCTTCCTTCATGGGTCTTCAAAGGTAACCAATTTTAAGAGTATTGAGTGGGAAAATGAAGACGGTTCTAAGAACCAAACCATATTGATAGAAGCTAGAGTCAGTGACCGGCCATATGTATGCATTGCGTCAGATGTACCTGGTTCAACAGAGGAGAGAGCCTGGGAGATATTCCTAGATCGAGTCCCTTCAGATGAGACAACGTCAGCCAATCCCGAGAAAGGTGATATAAGTAGTGCCACAAATCCCGCGAAGATTG TGGTACCAATCCTACTGATACTTGCAGTCGCCACGGCATGCATGGTATTCTTGTGGCGGAGATCAAGGAAACGGCAGGCCAGACGTCACATAG GTAGACGTGATGTCGAGGAGTCAGAGTTATTGGTGCAGAAAATGAAGGTACAAG GGGTTGTCTCTTTTTATGAACTGTGGCTACTGGCTTATGACACTCCGAATGATGAGATGGCAAAGGTATACGCTGCTCTTGTTAAGCTTGGTATTACCAATATCAAGGGACAAATGGGTAGAGGATTTGTGTATGATGCTCTTTGTGAATGGAAAGAGAGATCATATGCACCTGACCAACCACAGATGTTAAGAGATGCCTTAGAGGAAGTGGGCCTTGAGAGTACATGGCAAGTTATTTATg ACCAAGTGCGACAGGTCAATTATTCTACCAAAGTACCAGAAGGAACATTCGAACAAATCCTGCTTGacctaaaagaaaaaaaagcaattaaAAAATTCCTTAATAACTTGTGTCAACGAGAAAATGTAGTCACAGAAATTGAGACAATCAATGACTCAAATGACTCTGAAGAGGGCAATATGGACGTGGAAAAGTCAGCTCCCGCCAAAGCAATCAGTGCTACCCACGACGGTCAAGAAAACAGAGAAAACACAGCTCCCGCCAAAGCAATCAGTGACACGCATGACGGTAAAGAAAACAAGGAAAACATAGCTCCCGCCAAAGAAGTCAGTGATATCCATGACGTTGACCAGAACAAGGAAAAGTCAGCTTCCGGCATGCGAAAGTTAAAGGAATGGAATAAAGGTCCTTTCAAACAGAATCCGTTTGTTCTAGTCAGTCTTGCTCTAGAGAGAGCAGGTTATGTCCATATCTCCAAGACCTTCTTTGACG GCCCTGTATCCTATTACGAGCTTAGATCATTGATGCACGACCTACATACACCTAGCCTAGAGAAGTTAAGAAAAACAATTTGCGAGCTAGGAATCGACGAGACAAGTGCAAATAACTTTGGTCCGCAACAAATCTACGACTATCTGTGTCAGTGGAAAGACGGACACCCCCAGGTAGATCAAGGAAAATTATTACATGACGCGCTTTTAAGAGCCGGTCATGAGGAAGCCTGGTCGAAAGTCTTAG aacaaaggaagaaaaaatcAGATGTATGTGAAAGTACGTTCAAGAAGATACTCTGTAACGTCACAGCCCCAGCAGTGATACAGCAGCTCCTGAAAAGGCTAGACCCAGACATAGCTAAAGATTTGGATACCTCACTTGAGACAGATTTTACGCCAAAAGCCTTGGAAGCAATGAAGGAATGGAATGAAAGACCTCTCAATGAAAATAGAATGATCTTGTTAAGCCGTGCCTTGGAGAAAGCTAAATGCAGGCCGATTGACATGACTTTTCTCTACG AAACTATGTCATATTTTGAGCTGTGGTCAATGGTTCATTTCGACTTTGATACTAATGTGATAATGTTACCATTACGTGATGCTTTGAAGGCGATGGGAGTACTAGGTATAGATGAGACAATTAGTCGGCATGAGCTTTATCATCTTCTTTGTAAATGGAAGGAAGAACACTCTAATTGCGACCAACGTCTGGTGTTCAAAGTTCACTTGCTTAACGAAGGACTTCACAAAGAATGGGAAAATCTCAGTG ATCTGAGGCTTGGAACAGACCGGATCATTTCTGATGAAACACTGGAACATATTTTGTGGCACTTGAAAACTCCAGGAAAGATCCAACATTTTATTCATAAGCTGACCAATACCGACCAAGAATCAATACCTGAAGATTCAAATCTACCAGAGAGCATCAGGATTGCTCTGACTAGATTGGAGTTGTGGAAGAAGGGCCCCATCAATATACATCCTGTGATTCTATTAAGCGAAGCGCTGGAATCAGCAAAATGCTCTAACGTTGCCATGACCTTCTTTCAAGGTAATTATATGAAAGAACGAAGGTTCagtcttgtctttttattcaagcATGCATAG